One part of the Mesorhizobium sp. M4B.F.Ca.ET.058.02.1.1 genome encodes these proteins:
- a CDS encoding FAD-dependent oxidoreductase: MAPSVSPTIAARRDQMFPVLSDVDIERMRRFGVPRTYAAGEPIVVAGTVSPGLILILSGKVEITQAGGLGPREAIISYGAGNFIGELAQLSSRPSLVNAEATEPVEAFVIPSQRLRDLMVQEANLGERIMRALILRRVGLLESGISGPIIIGPSGNGDVLRLQGFLTRSGLPHRALDSDTDPCARTLTERFHVDPHHLPIVLCPNGKLLHNPGESDLARCVGLLRPVDASKVYDVAIVGAGPAGLAAAVYAASEGLSTIVLDCRAFGGQAGASARIENYLGFPTGITGMALMARAYNQAQKFGVEMVIPDEAKLLSGDSNLSGYRLDVGDGETVHTRTVVIASGARYRRLDVANLAQFEGTSVHYWASPIEARLCRDQEVALVGAGNSAGQAAVFLASQVGKVTLLARRGSLHETMSRYLVERIQAQPNIEVLPETEIVALEGRQSNLERVRWRNRATGAETTRPIRHLFLFIGADPNTDWLAKCNVALDAKGFVRTGAEVAPRHGLMETSRSGVFAIGDVRCGSIKRVAAAVGEGAQVVAALHAYLAQNGGGVQSEPARRS, from the coding sequence ATGGCCCCTTCCGTCAGCCCGACCATTGCCGCGCGGCGCGACCAGATGTTTCCCGTGCTCTCAGATGTCGACATCGAGCGCATGCGCCGCTTTGGCGTGCCCAGAACCTATGCCGCCGGCGAGCCTATCGTGGTCGCGGGCACGGTGTCGCCCGGCCTGATCCTCATCCTGTCCGGCAAGGTCGAGATCACGCAGGCCGGCGGGCTCGGGCCGCGCGAGGCGATCATCTCCTACGGCGCCGGCAACTTCATCGGCGAGCTGGCGCAGCTTTCGAGCCGGCCGTCGCTGGTCAATGCTGAAGCCACCGAGCCTGTCGAAGCCTTCGTCATCCCCTCGCAGCGGCTGCGCGACCTGATGGTGCAGGAGGCCAACCTCGGCGAGCGGATCATGCGGGCGCTGATCCTGCGCCGCGTCGGCCTCCTGGAAAGCGGCATCAGCGGACCGATCATCATCGGCCCTTCCGGCAATGGCGACGTGCTGAGGCTGCAGGGCTTCCTCACCCGCAGCGGCCTGCCGCACCGCGCGCTCGATTCCGACACCGATCCCTGCGCCAGGACGCTGACCGAGCGTTTCCATGTCGATCCCCATCATTTGCCGATCGTGCTCTGTCCCAATGGCAAGCTGCTGCACAATCCGGGCGAAAGCGACCTCGCCCGCTGCGTCGGCCTGCTGCGGCCCGTCGATGCCAGCAAGGTCTACGACGTGGCGATCGTCGGCGCCGGGCCGGCGGGACTGGCGGCTGCGGTCTACGCAGCCTCCGAAGGGCTGTCGACGATCGTGCTCGACTGCCGCGCCTTCGGCGGGCAGGCGGGGGCGTCGGCGCGCATCGAGAACTATCTCGGCTTCCCGACCGGCATCACCGGCATGGCGCTGATGGCGCGTGCCTACAACCAGGCGCAGAAGTTCGGCGTCGAAATGGTGATCCCCGACGAGGCAAAGCTGCTCAGCGGCGACAGCAACCTGTCCGGCTACAGGCTCGATGTCGGCGATGGCGAGACGGTGCACACGCGCACGGTGGTGATCGCCAGCGGGGCGCGCTACCGCCGCCTCGATGTCGCCAATCTGGCGCAGTTCGAGGGCACGTCGGTGCACTATTGGGCGTCGCCGATCGAGGCGCGGCTTTGCCGGGATCAGGAGGTGGCGCTGGTCGGCGCCGGCAATTCGGCCGGCCAGGCGGCGGTCTTCCTGGCCAGCCAGGTGGGCAAGGTGACGCTGCTGGCGCGCCGCGGCAGCCTCCACGAGACCATGTCGCGCTATCTGGTCGAGCGCATCCAGGCGCAGCCGAACATCGAAGTGCTGCCCGAGACCGAAATCGTTGCGCTGGAAGGTCGCCAGAGCAACCTCGAGCGGGTGCGCTGGCGCAACCGAGCGACCGGCGCCGAGACGACGCGGCCGATCCGCCATCTCTTCCTGTTCATCGGCGCCGACCCCAACACGGACTGGCTGGCGAAATGCAACGTGGCGCTCGACGCCAAGGGTTTTGTCCGCACCGGAGCGGAGGTAGCGCCGCGACATGGCCTGATGGAGACGAGCCGCAGTGGCGTGTTTGCCATCGGCGACGTTCGCTGCGGCTCGATCAAGCGCGTCGCCGCCGCCGTCGGCGAGGGCGCCCAGGTGGTGGCGG